From one Rhizobium sp. CIAT894 genomic stretch:
- the pheT gene encoding phenylalanine--tRNA ligase subunit beta: MKFTLSWLKEHLETDATLDEICTRLTQIGLEVEDVDDKAAFKPFVIAKILSAEKHPQADRLKVLMVDTGAGAPVQVVCGAPNARAGLVGAFAAPGTYVPGIDVTLAVGNIRGVESRGMMCSEKELQVSDSHDGIIDLPEDAPVGTSYATYAHLDDPVIEINLTPNRPDCTSIHGIARDLSASGLGTLKTRPAPSFATEGETPVKLTLDLDDSRLCPGFSLRLVRGVKNGPSPRWMQQRLTAIGLRPINALVDITNYMTFDQGRPMHVFDAAKVKGNLTVRRAAEGETVLALDQREYKLGPNNVVISDEDGIESIGGIMGGEHSGCDENTVDVLIESALWDPMNIAKSGRSLGIITDARYRFERGVDPEYMVPGLERTTELVLELCGGTAARAEVVGYKGYQPKIVDFPYSEVKRLTGLDVSNEESDTILRRLGFKVSGSGERVSVAVPSWRPDVDGKADLVEEVMRIHGVDNIKPAPLESHAAVNGRILTTLQIRTRIAKRALASRGMLEAVTWSFIPEDQAKLFGGGSPALKLANPIAAEMSDMRPSLLPGLLSAAQRNADKGYADVAIFEVSGTYENDRPEGQRRVAGGIRRGTASLAGAGRAWSNAAKGGGKPVDVFDAKADALAVIEACGLPMGNIQIEQGGPEWYHPGRSGTIKMGPKVVLGYFGEFHPLTLEALDVSGALCGFEVYLDAMAEPKKKATRTKPALELSPFQVVRRDFAFVVDKTVESGAIVKAATGADRKLVTGVNVFDIFEGASVGEGKKSVAIEVQIQPVERTLTDEDFEALTQKIVASVTKFTGGVLRS, encoded by the coding sequence ATGAAATTCACGCTCTCCTGGCTGAAAGAGCATCTGGAAACCGATGCAACGCTCGATGAAATCTGCACGCGCCTCACCCAGATCGGGCTGGAGGTCGAGGATGTCGACGACAAGGCGGCATTCAAGCCCTTCGTCATCGCCAAAATTCTCTCGGCGGAAAAACATCCCCAGGCCGACCGCCTGAAGGTGCTGATGGTCGATACCGGTGCCGGTGCACCGGTGCAGGTCGTCTGCGGTGCGCCGAATGCGCGCGCTGGCCTCGTCGGTGCCTTTGCAGCACCCGGAACCTATGTTCCCGGCATCGACGTGACGCTTGCCGTCGGCAATATCCGCGGCGTCGAAAGCCGCGGCATGATGTGCTCCGAAAAGGAGCTGCAGGTATCCGACAGCCACGACGGCATCATCGATCTGCCGGAAGATGCGCCGGTCGGCACGAGCTATGCGACTTATGCCCACCTTGATGACCCGGTCATCGAGATCAATCTGACGCCGAACCGGCCGGACTGCACCTCGATCCACGGCATCGCCCGCGATCTCTCGGCCTCCGGCCTCGGCACGCTGAAGACCCGGCCGGCGCCGTCCTTCGCTACCGAAGGCGAGACGCCGGTGAAGCTGACGCTCGATCTCGACGATTCCAGGCTCTGCCCGGGCTTTTCGCTGCGTCTCGTGCGCGGCGTCAAAAACGGCCCGAGCCCGCGCTGGATGCAGCAGCGGCTCACCGCCATCGGCCTGCGTCCGATCAACGCGCTCGTCGATATCACCAACTACATGACCTTCGATCAGGGCCGGCCGATGCACGTCTTCGACGCCGCCAAGGTCAAGGGCAATCTCACCGTCCGCCGCGCCGCCGAAGGCGAGACCGTGCTGGCGCTCGACCAGCGCGAATACAAGCTCGGCCCGAACAACGTCGTCATCTCGGATGAAGACGGCATCGAATCGATCGGCGGCATCATGGGCGGCGAACATTCCGGCTGCGATGAAAACACCGTCGACGTGCTGATCGAATCGGCTCTCTGGGATCCGATGAACATCGCCAAGTCGGGCCGCAGCCTCGGTATCATCACCGATGCCCGCTACCGCTTCGAACGCGGCGTCGATCCCGAATATATGGTCCCCGGTCTCGAACGCACCACGGAACTGGTGCTGGAACTCTGCGGTGGTACGGCTGCCAGGGCCGAGGTCGTCGGCTATAAGGGTTATCAGCCGAAGATCGTCGATTTCCCCTATTCCGAGGTCAAGCGCCTGACCGGCCTCGATGTCTCGAATGAGGAAAGCGATACGATCCTGAGGCGTCTCGGCTTCAAGGTTTCCGGTTCCGGCGAACGGGTTTCCGTCGCCGTTCCCTCCTGGCGTCCCGATGTCGACGGCAAGGCCGATCTCGTCGAGGAGGTCATGCGTATCCACGGCGTCGATAACATCAAGCCGGCGCCGCTCGAAAGCCATGCCGCCGTCAACGGCAGGATCCTGACGACGCTGCAGATCCGCACCCGCATCGCCAAACGGGCGCTTGCGTCGCGCGGCATGCTCGAAGCCGTCACCTGGTCCTTCATTCCGGAAGATCAGGCAAAGCTCTTCGGCGGCGGTTCGCCGGCCTTGAAGCTTGCCAATCCGATCGCCGCCGAGATGTCGGATATGCGCCCCTCGCTGCTCCCGGGCCTGCTGAGCGCGGCCCAGCGCAATGCCGACAAGGGTTATGCCGACGTCGCCATCTTCGAGGTTTCCGGCACCTATGAGAACGACAGGCCGGAAGGTCAGCGTCGTGTTGCCGGCGGCATCCGCCGCGGCACGGCCTCGCTGGCTGGCGCCGGTCGCGCCTGGTCGAACGCCGCCAAGGGCGGCGGCAAGCCGGTCGACGTCTTCGACGCCAAGGCCGATGCGCTGGCTGTCATCGAAGCCTGCGGCCTGCCGATGGGCAATATCCAGATCGAGCAGGGTGGCCCGGAATGGTATCATCCCGGCCGCTCCGGCACGATCAAGATGGGGCCGAAGGTGGTGCTCGGCTATTTCGGCGAATTCCATCCGCTGACGCTGGAGGCGCTCGATGTCTCCGGTGCGCTCTGCGGCTTCGAAGTCTATCTCGATGCCATGGCCGAGCCGAAGAAGAAGGCGACCCGGACCAAGCCGGCGCTCGAGCTGTCACCTTTCCAGGTCGTGCGGCGCGATTTCGCCTTCGTCGTCGACAAGACGGTGGAATCCGGCGCCATCGTCAAGGCTGCCACCGGCGCCGACCGCAAGCTGGTGACCGGCGTCAACGTCTTCGACATTTTCGAGGGCGCATCGGTTGGCGAGGGTAAGAAGTCGGTGGCGATCGAGGTTCAGATCCAGCCGGTCGAGCGGACGCTGACAGATGAGGATTTCGAAGCGCTGACCCAGAAGATCGTCGCCAGCGTGACGAAATTCACCGGTGGCGTTCTCAGAAGCTGA
- a CDS encoding nuclear transport factor 2 family protein — MSDRQAVEQTVHLYVEGMAFANEAALKKAFHPKSSIIGHYQNAVEWLTRDEFIAAILAEEPAPPGTQPFMDIQSVDVEGDAASVKVTDDFAGMRFTDYLSLLKIDGRWTIVSKLYHLHL, encoded by the coding sequence ATGTCGGACAGGCAGGCAGTCGAACAGACGGTTCACCTCTATGTCGAAGGCATGGCCTTCGCCAATGAGGCAGCCTTGAAAAAGGCCTTTCACCCGAAAAGCTCGATCATCGGCCATTACCAGAATGCGGTGGAATGGCTGACGCGCGACGAATTCATCGCCGCTATTCTGGCGGAGGAGCCGGCACCGCCCGGCACGCAGCCCTTCATGGACATCCAGAGCGTCGATGTCGAAGGCGATGCCGCCAGCGTCAAGGTCACCGACGATTTCGCCGGAATGCGCTTTACCGACTATCTCTCACTGCTGAAGATCGACGGCCGCTGGACGATCGTCAGCAAGCTCTACCATCTGCATCTGTGA
- a CDS encoding LysR family transcriptional regulator, with protein sequence MNRTQLSQLAVLAAVSEHRSFRAAAKELLVAPSAISHAISSLEESLGVRLLARTTRSVAPTEEGRLLLERLRPALEEIDIALEAVRDTRSKPAGNLRITAPRFASDLLLAPRLGDFLNLYPDITLEIANEDGFTDIVKEGFDAGLRLEESLEADMVAVRFSPDLTTVIAASPEYFERYPKPEHPRDLVHHRCIKRRFTNGSIYRWEFEKDGQELVVAVDGPLVVSEDRLALLAALNGAGLAYLFDMRVHAELAGGRLVRVLEDWCAPYSGPFLYYPSRRQMRPALRAFIDFFRHVEKDTGGR encoded by the coding sequence ATGAACAGAACCCAGCTCTCACAACTCGCCGTTCTCGCCGCTGTCTCGGAGCATCGCAGCTTCCGCGCCGCGGCCAAGGAACTTCTCGTCGCGCCCTCGGCCATCAGCCATGCGATCTCCAGCCTGGAGGAAAGCCTGGGCGTCAGGCTTCTGGCGCGCACGACCCGCAGCGTCGCGCCGACGGAGGAGGGCCGCCTGCTGCTCGAACGGCTGCGTCCGGCGCTGGAGGAGATCGATATTGCGCTCGAGGCCGTCCGCGATACCCGCAGCAAACCGGCGGGAAACCTGCGCATCACAGCGCCGCGCTTTGCCTCCGATCTCCTGCTCGCCCCGCGCCTCGGCGACTTTCTCAATCTCTATCCCGATATCACCCTGGAGATCGCCAATGAGGATGGTTTCACCGATATCGTCAAGGAAGGTTTCGACGCCGGTTTAAGGCTGGAGGAGAGCCTGGAGGCCGATATGGTCGCGGTGAGATTCTCTCCCGATCTGACGACCGTGATCGCCGCGTCGCCCGAATATTTCGAGCGCTATCCGAAACCCGAACATCCGCGCGATCTCGTCCATCACCGCTGCATCAAGCGGCGCTTCACCAATGGCTCGATCTATCGCTGGGAATTCGAAAAGGACGGGCAGGAACTGGTCGTTGCGGTCGACGGGCCGCTTGTTGTCAGCGAAGACAGGCTGGCTCTGCTGGCGGCACTGAATGGCGCCGGCCTTGCCTATCTTTTCGATATGCGGGTGCATGCCGAACTGGCGGGCGGCAGGCTGGTGCGGGTGCTGGAAGATTGGTGCGCGCCCTATTCCGGGCCGTTTCTCTATTATCCCAGCCGCCGGCAGATGCGGCCGGCGCTGCGCGCGTTCATCGATTTCTTCAGGCATGTGGAGAAGGATACGGGCGGCCGGTAG
- a CDS encoding ferritin-like domain-containing protein has protein sequence MAKEKTLEDLFYDTLKDIYFAERQILRALPKMARAAQSSELKAGFQKHLEETEGQVERLQQIFDKIGKRAQGKTCEAIQGIIAEGEEIMEEFKGTPALDAGLISAAQAVEHYEIARYGTLKTWAATLGHKDVVGLLDQTLQQETATDKTLSQLAATAANQKAKAA, from the coding sequence ATGGCCAAGGAAAAGACGCTGGAAGATCTATTCTACGACACGCTGAAGGATATTTATTTCGCCGAACGGCAGATCCTGCGCGCCCTGCCGAAAATGGCACGCGCAGCGCAATCCTCCGAACTGAAGGCGGGTTTCCAGAAGCACCTTGAGGAAACCGAAGGCCAGGTCGAGCGCCTGCAGCAGATTTTCGACAAGATCGGCAAACGTGCCCAGGGCAAGACCTGCGAGGCGATCCAGGGCATTATCGCTGAGGGCGAGGAAATCATGGAGGAATTCAAGGGCACGCCGGCGCTGGATGCCGGGCTGATCTCGGCCGCCCAGGCCGTCGAGCACTATGAAATCGCCCGCTACGGCACGCTGAAGACCTGGGCCGCGACGCTCGGCCACAAGGATGTCGTCGGCCTTCTCGATCAGACACTGCAACAGGAAACGGCCACCGACAAGACCCTTTCCCAGCTTGCCGCCACGGCGGCAAACCAGAAGGCGAAGGCTGCCTGA
- a CDS encoding GNAT family N-acetyltransferase, which translates to MTATIRDAHPGDEARWRELWADYLAFYAVTIDADISDLTWRRVFDPASAIAMRVAEVDGRIMGFALYLTHEGTWIRNKDCYLEDLFVDPDARGKGVGRALIDDLVALGKAKGWSRLYWHTSEQNKTARALYDSYVESDGHIRYRITL; encoded by the coding sequence ATGACCGCGACGATCCGCGATGCCCACCCCGGGGACGAAGCGCGCTGGCGCGAACTCTGGGCTGATTATCTCGCCTTTTACGCGGTCACGATCGATGCCGATATCAGCGATCTGACATGGCGCCGGGTTTTCGATCCGGCGTCGGCGATCGCCATGCGCGTCGCCGAGGTCGACGGCAGGATCATGGGCTTTGCGCTCTATCTCACCCATGAGGGCACGTGGATCCGCAACAAGGACTGCTATCTCGAAGACCTGTTCGTCGATCCCGATGCTCGGGGAAAAGGCGTCGGGCGGGCTCTGATCGACGATCTCGTCGCGCTCGGCAAGGCGAAGGGGTGGTCGCGGCTCTACTGGCATACGAGCGAGCAGAATAAAACGGCACGGGCGCTCTACGACAGCTATGTCGAGAGCGACGGCCATATCCGCTACCGCATCACGCTCTGA
- a CDS encoding aldo/keto reductase — protein MEMRRLGKTGLSISPIVFGGNVFGWTADEKTSLAILDAFFDAGLNTIDTADVYSAWVPGNKGGDSEEIIGRWLKQSNISRDKAVIVTKVGSDMGQGKTLKESYILKAVEDSLSRLQTDYIDLYLSHWPDADTPHEETLGAYAKLKQQGKIRAIGCSNYDAALLQASFDAAEKAGLPRYDVLQPEYNLYERASFEGPLAELCVSQDIGVITYFSLAAGFLTGKYRSKNDTQGRARERRVSQYLDDKGLRILAVLDKISAETGAKPAEISLAWLLRKKGVTAPIASATSLSQLESLVKSATLALSDEAMALLDEAGA, from the coding sequence ATGGAAATGCGCCGGCTTGGAAAAACAGGTCTTTCGATTTCGCCGATCGTCTTCGGCGGCAATGTCTTCGGCTGGACGGCCGACGAGAAAACATCTTTGGCCATTCTCGACGCCTTCTTTGACGCAGGGCTCAACACCATCGATACGGCGGATGTCTATTCCGCATGGGTTCCCGGCAACAAGGGCGGCGATTCCGAGGAGATCATCGGGCGCTGGCTGAAGCAATCGAATATCTCTCGCGACAAGGCCGTCATCGTCACCAAGGTCGGCTCGGACATGGGACAGGGAAAGACGCTCAAGGAAAGCTATATCCTGAAGGCTGTCGAGGATTCGCTCAGCCGGCTGCAGACCGACTATATCGACCTCTATCTCTCGCATTGGCCGGATGCCGATACGCCGCACGAAGAAACGCTCGGCGCCTATGCCAAGCTGAAGCAGCAGGGCAAGATCCGCGCCATCGGCTGCTCGAATTATGATGCGGCGCTGCTGCAGGCCTCGTTCGACGCTGCCGAAAAGGCCGGGCTGCCGCGGTACGACGTGCTGCAGCCGGAATATAATCTCTACGAGCGCGCGAGCTTCGAGGGGCCGCTCGCCGAGCTCTGCGTCAGCCAGGATATCGGCGTCATCACCTATTTCAGCCTCGCCGCCGGTTTCCTCACCGGCAAATACCGCAGCAAGAACGATACGCAGGGCCGCGCCCGCGAACGCCGCGTTTCGCAATATCTCGACGACAAGGGGCTGCGTATTCTGGCCGTGCTCGACAAGATCTCAGCCGAAACCGGCGCCAAGCCCGCGGAAATTTCGCTCGCCTGGCTGTTGCGCAAGAAGGGCGTGACGGCGCCGATCGCCAGCGCCACCAGCCTTTCGCAGCTTGAAAGCCTGGTGAAATCGGCGACACTTGCGCTTTCCGATGAGGCGATGGCGCTGCTCGACGAAGCCGGCGCCTGA
- a CDS encoding Gfo/Idh/MocA family oxidoreductase, with translation MLRFGILSTAKIGRDNVVPAIQDAENCVVTAIASRDLTRAREMADRFSVPHAFGSYEEMLASDVIDAVYIPLPTSQHIEWSIKAADAGKHVLCEKPIALKSGDIDDVIAARDRNRVVVSEAYMITYSPVWQKVRALIEKGAIGSLRHVQGAFTYFNRDAANMRNIPELGGGGLPDIGVYPVMSTRFSTGKEPLRIQAITERDADFGTDIYSSVKADFGDFELSFYISTQMANRQVMVFHGTDGYIEVKSPFNANRWGPEEIELADRSHNESRIFRFQDSRQYRREAEAFARAVKDGKEEIVTLENSKLNQKVIDAIYRASEKDGWEAV, from the coding sequence ATGTTGCGCTTCGGTATCCTTTCAACGGCGAAGATCGGCCGCGACAATGTCGTTCCGGCAATCCAGGATGCGGAAAACTGCGTCGTCACGGCGATTGCCAGCCGGGATCTCACGCGGGCAAGGGAGATGGCCGACCGCTTCTCGGTGCCGCATGCCTTTGGTTCCTACGAGGAGATGCTGGCCTCCGACGTCATCGACGCCGTCTATATCCCACTGCCGACTTCCCAGCATATCGAATGGTCGATCAAAGCAGCGGATGCCGGCAAGCACGTGCTCTGCGAAAAGCCGATTGCGTTGAAATCAGGCGATATCGACGATGTGATCGCTGCCCGCGACCGCAACCGCGTGGTGGTCAGCGAAGCCTATATGATCACCTATTCGCCGGTCTGGCAGAAGGTGCGCGCGCTGATCGAGAAGGGTGCGATCGGTTCGCTCCGGCATGTGCAGGGCGCCTTCACCTATTTCAACCGCGACGCCGCCAACATGCGCAACATTCCCGAACTTGGTGGCGGCGGCCTTCCCGATATCGGCGTCTATCCCGTCATGAGCACCCGTTTTTCCACCGGCAAGGAGCCGCTGCGGATCCAGGCGATCACCGAGCGCGATGCGGATTTCGGCACGGATATCTATTCGAGCGTCAAGGCCGATTTCGGCGATTTCGAGCTGAGCTTCTATATCTCGACGCAGATGGCCAACCGTCAGGTCATGGTCTTCCACGGCACCGACGGCTATATCGAGGTCAAGTCGCCGTTTAACGCCAATCGCTGGGGGCCGGAGGAGATCGAGCTCGCCGACCGCAGCCACAATGAATCGCGCATCTTCCGCTTTCAGGACAGCCGGCAATACCGGCGTGAGGCCGAAGCCTTCGCCCGGGCGGTGAAGGACGGCAAGGAAGAGATCGTCACGCTCGAAAATTCGAAGCTGAACCAGAAGGTGATCGACGCGATCTACCGCGCCAGCGAAAAGGACGGCTGGGAAGCGGTCTAG
- a CDS encoding GtrA family protein: MRKLIRFAIAGGIGFLVDAGILSILLELTPLGPFLARLIAIALAMAATWAFNRSFTFDRSGRSLAAEGFRYGSVGVTAALVNYGLYSALLLSLPALQPLAAMVIASIASMVFSFFGYSRFVFRAE; the protein is encoded by the coding sequence ATGAGAAAGCTCATCCGCTTTGCCATCGCCGGCGGCATCGGCTTCCTCGTCGATGCCGGCATCCTGTCGATACTGCTCGAGCTGACGCCGCTCGGGCCATTTCTGGCGCGGCTCATTGCAATCGCCTTGGCGATGGCGGCGACCTGGGCTTTCAACCGGAGCTTCACCTTCGACCGCTCCGGCCGCTCGCTTGCCGCCGAAGGCTTCCGTTACGGCTCGGTCGGCGTCACGGCGGCGCTGGTCAATTACGGGCTATATTCCGCCCTTCTGCTATCGCTGCCGGCCCTCCAGCCGCTTGCGGCGATGGTAATCGCCAGCATCGCCTCGATGGTCTTCAGCTTCTTCGGCTATTCGCGCTTCGTCTTCCGCGCCGAATAA
- a CDS encoding glycosyltransferase, with protein sequence MARSRTDKLDIAVLLPCYNEAATIAPVVRGFRAALPDAAIHVYDNNSTDGTALQAMLAGAHVVRERRQGKGHVVRRMFADIDADIYIIADGDGTYTPADAEELVRTLLTERADMVVGTRRGVHDDAGRHGHALGNRLFNLLYRMIFGPDFTDIFSGYRAFSRRFVKSFPAVSGGFEIETEMSVHASRLKLPVSELELDYGRRPEGSHSKLSTFRDGAKILWMFAMLMKETRPFAFFSAISAAFMLTSLGFMAPVLAEYFQTGLVSRMPTWVLSMALMMISFMLFTAGVILDSVARARAEQLRIHYMSLETPSAMKPPLSERGPIERPGRSKADAA encoded by the coding sequence ATGGCCCGATCGCGTACCGATAAACTGGACATTGCCGTCCTGCTTCCCTGCTATAATGAGGCCGCGACGATCGCCCCTGTCGTGCGAGGCTTCCGGGCGGCGCTGCCGGATGCGGCGATCCATGTCTACGACAACAATTCCACCGACGGGACCGCGCTGCAGGCGATGCTTGCCGGCGCGCATGTCGTGCGCGAGCGGCGCCAAGGCAAAGGCCATGTCGTGCGCCGCATGTTCGCCGACATCGACGCCGACATCTATATCATCGCCGACGGCGACGGAACCTACACGCCCGCCGATGCCGAGGAGCTGGTGCGCACGCTGCTGACGGAGCGCGCCGACATGGTGGTGGGCACCCGGCGCGGTGTGCATGACGATGCCGGCCGTCACGGCCATGCGCTCGGCAACCGGCTGTTCAACCTGCTCTACCGGATGATCTTCGGCCCTGATTTCACCGACATCTTTTCCGGCTACCGCGCCTTTTCACGGCGTTTCGTCAAGAGCTTCCCGGCGGTATCGGGCGGCTTCGAAATCGAGACCGAAATGTCCGTGCACGCCTCCCGGCTGAAGCTGCCGGTCAGCGAGCTGGAGCTCGATTACGGCCGCCGGCCGGAAGGATCGCATTCCAAGCTTTCGACCTTCCGTGACGGCGCCAAGATCCTCTGGATGTTCGCGATGCTGATGAAGGAGACGCGGCCCTTCGCCTTCTTCAGCGCGATCAGCGCCGCCTTCATGCTGACGAGCCTCGGCTTCATGGCCCCGGTGCTGGCGGAATATTTCCAGACGGGCCTGGTCAGCCGCATGCCGACCTGGGTGCTGTCGATGGCGCTGATGATGATCTCCTTCATGCTGTTCACCGCCGGCGTCATCCTGGATTCCGTTGCACGCGCCCGCGCCGAACAGCTTCGCATCCATTATATGAGCCTGGAGACGCCGAGCGCGATGAAACCGCCGCTCAGCGAAAGAGGGCCGATAGAGCGCCCCGGTCGCAGCAAGGCGGATGCGGCATGA